The window TGGTGCATTTAGACTTCACACTTGCTGACCtgctcccttcttcttcttttattgtctgtttataATTGTATGTGCTGTTCAGTATTTGTTACTCTGTTGTACTGAAATGCAGAGAGGTTTATTCCCTGCAGAAAATAGATCCTATAAGCCTCTGGCTGTGGAATTTCGCCAATTTCAATTGCTTAAATATTCTCCATGGTTTTGTGTATTAGACTACAGTCTGTTTTCATCAAATTCtttaaacacacagctgtggGTTTTTAAGCTTTTGGAGATCAACAAACATGACTGACAGACCCACTCCCCTCCATTATCTGACCCTCAATCAATATCCTCTTTCTgcctttctcttttatttttgtctctattctgtttttcatttttcattcttatGTAGGAAAGTGTCTAGTGTTAATGTCTTCATTAAAggcaataaaaagtaaaaacattccTCTGACTTGCAGAAGTTCGGCTCTGGTGTAGGGACCTTGCCTCAGCTAGAGCCACCAGTGGTCCAGGTGGTGGTCAGCAATGCCAAAAACCAACACCAGCAAACGGACAACATCCTGCCCCAAATTGCCAACAAAGGGGGCCAAAACAACTATCAGACACACCCGGTGAGTCACTCATACATTTACATGTACATCACTAACAGCCTGTTGGATCCTATAGCAGCAGCCAGTTTTGTATTATAAAAGTACCTAATATAAGTCACAACTGGCAAACAGTATAGAGGTTTCAGGGACGAGTGCTGTGTAGGCTCCCTGTGAAAACATCCTGAAGGTCACAGTGTAGTTACAGACACGCAGCACTTGTAGCTGTAGCTGCTTTTAATACCTCATTATGGATGAGTAAGATTACACAGAGGTGAAATGTGAAtttccatgtgtgtttgttggacAGGATGAGAGGCCGAAGCCCACCCAGCAGTTCACCATGCGGTTTGGTGCAGCAATGGATAAAGTGTCAGTCTCCCGCAACAGCAAGAATTTCAGCAACAaggtggagaaagagaaggCGTATGAGGGACAAAGACTACCCATGTCTCCCATCGGTATGTCATTATGGtttagaaaaaacacaacacaattaGAGAGGCACAGAGACAGGAGTTCACATTTTGTATCTTCTATGAGTGTCCcaacacaaacatgtaactAAGTAATAAATTTTATCCAACTGACAGAATAAAAATAGCATGCTGGCATCACAGTCGATTGTTCGCAATCCTCTGCTCTTGGCAGAGGTGTGCTCAATATGATAGTGACTCATCtagtcttcctcctcttccacccTGTTGCAGAGGCACTGAAGAACTTCCAGGACCGTCTGACTGAGTTTGAGCAGGAGGAAATCATGGACTATTCAGAGATCTGGTTCCTGGGTCTGGGCTCtcagaagattgagggttcCCAAGGCTCACCACAGAACTCCGGATATGATGACGAGCATGGAAGTTACATCAGGGTAATGTGTTAGATGGAGCATACAAGTGGTTTTTGCCCATTAAATTTTATTTGAGCTATTTTACCCTCCTCCTAATGTATGAAATCAACTTGTAGAGACTAGAAACATGTTTGAGTTGGGTAGTCCTTCATTATCAACATTTCGTCCTGCTGTCAAGAAAGTTATGCTATTAATGCACAATAAAGAAGTTATGAGGAGGGACTGTTAAGAAAATTCTTCCAAAAAGCAGAACATTCTCAAGCTTTGTGGTTGAAACTCAACCTGGCACAAAAATACAAgattaaacaaatacaaatgttGTGAAAAACATATATTATTAGCATCTAGCATCACAAAAAAGGCCAGCTCTCTCTCTTAAATCAATGTTTTCTAGAAGCACTTAAATGCACTTACAAAGAGTTGAACAGTTACTGAAGTCAGCAAGAGAagtaaaaatcaaatcaaaacttATGGTATGGTATATAAAATGGTTATAGGTCATGTGTATTATATACACTTACATATTAGTTAATTAATCGCCACTTACAAAAACACTagtgagacaaaaaaatgtgttcacaAACAGGGCAGCTGtgactcaggaggtagagctggTCAACCACTAATCACAGGATTGGTGGGTCGGTCTCCATCTCCTGCTGTCCACATGTCAGAGTGTCCCtgggcaagacactgaaccccaaatagCTCCCGATGATTAGGCCAGCACTTTGCATGATATATGAGTGTGcttgaatgggtgaatgagaggcaCATCAAAGTACTgaataaatgcagtccatttacatttcatttacgAAATATTTCAAGGATCATAAACTGGAAATGTGAAATTAGTTACAATTtgaaactcacacacactgagacacacacagctTTTCAAGAAGCCTAAGCTGAACTGTACATGACCAGATGCCTTCATATGACCTTAATCCAGCAACTGCGGACATTAACTCGCCATTCTATTAGACTGACTTCATTGTTGACTGCTTTATGCGATAAAGTGCACTGAGGTTACCAAAGCCTGTAACAACAGACTTTACTGTCTTGTAAAGATTGGCCAGTGCAGGCTACTGACAGACAACATGTAATGAATGAGCTGTTTAAGGCTGAGTGACCGACCATTGTTTAGACCCTTATATCTCTATCAAGGCTCATATCACTGTTACAGGCTTGGACTTACAGTTACAGCAAAACCATAGTACAGTTAATACTGTAGCTGCTATGTGCAAACCAGTGCAGTGTGAGTAAGCATATTGTACATCCTGTACATATGAACTGTTTAGTTATttagtaaataaaatgtgtaatcATTAACGGTAGCTATGGTAGATTAAAATTCTGTTAATTACATTGTTTTGAATTGTTCGCATAAGTTAATAAAGCTGTTAATGATCAGGTCAGTACaagtatacagtacataaaagtGAGGTCTGCTGAAATATTCACTGTGCTCTCCCTCTTGTTCCTCCAGGTGCTGCATGACCATATTGCCTATAGGTTTGAAGTACTTGAAGTGATTGGGAAAGGCTCCTTTGGGCAGGTCCTGAAATGTTTGGACCACAAGAACAATGAACTTGTAGCCATTAAGATGATACGCAATAAGAAAAGGTAAGAGTCAATGCAAATATTTGATTCTGAAATATTTCATTCTTCAAATCATCTTTGATCAGACGTTTCCTGGGAATGATGTTAAAATTATGAATCGAGAATACTTTAAAACAATATGTTCTGTAGTTCTCTTGTGTTTAAATTACTCTCTACTTCACCAAATACTCTATAGAAAGAGACATTTGTTACATTCAAAAAGTCACCTTTTGGCGTTCATTTGAGATATGTTACCCTGTTGTGAGGTTTTCCCAGATGCCTGGACCgtgatcattttacattttagaagtCTGCCAAATTGTTGAGATCCTGATTTAGAATGATAGAAGTCGGCGCCTTACGGTGTTATCTTACCTGTCCTGTGGATCACAGTGGCAGCGACTGCTCCTGCTGTTTGGGTTCAGGAGCCATCAGGTCTTACCACCACTTCaataatgcagaaaacaaaatggGGCCAAACTGGCACAGCACTGCCTCAGGAGAGCTCTCCACTGTGTTAGCTGATCTTATCTTTCCTGGTAGAGGACTGTGAATGGTTGACATAAAGAAATATCCTGGGATTTTAGGGATGGATGTGCTGGGACAAACCTCTTTATCAGAGAAAATTGAAATCAGAAATGACATACACAGAATTATATCAAGAGTCCAAACTTTAGATCTTagcatttatcatcattttggCATTGACATCTGAATTGACAGTCAACACTTTGCCTGGATATTTAGAAACAACAATGATCAAAttacatgtaatattttttttgaatTTCAGTGTCTAACTCTACGTATAATTTTGGACTACAGGTTTCATCACCAAGCTCTAGTCGAGCTGAAGATCCTGGATGTAATCAAgaggaaagacaaagacaacCTCCACAACGTCATCCACATGAAGGAGTACTTTTACTTCCGAAATCACCTTTGCATCTCCTTTGAGCTGCTCGGGTTAGTATGTGCACTTGTGTTCTGCAAGTTAGCAGGCCTCTGTGTTCAGAAAAGTCTTCCAAGAGACTATAAAGACATAACTGAATAATTAATCTGTTAATCAAAAGTATTCAAGTTTAGACACCTTTCACAGGTACAACAGCAGGGTTGGATCACTGCACTGCCTTATGAAAGGCACGTCTCACTTGTCAGTAGTCATTACTTCTACTGTTATGTGACTGTCATCATTCAGGAGTTAAGTGATTACCTGTATACCTTAAGTCATCTGTGTTTTAGCGTGGATTGTTACTGTTATCTATTTGAAGGTAGATAGCTTTGTGTATCACTCTGGCTGAATGACCTTTACAGGACGTCTTGGACTGCCACCTTGTCTAACATTACTGTCACCAAATCCTTTAGTTAAGGTCTTGATTAGGGCCCTATCTCTTACTCCTTCTTGCATCATGGTGTGAAGGCTCCTGTTACACAGTCTAAAGAAGTTTATGCTCATCACAAGTAGCAAGAAATAGCAGGAGGACACACTCTGTGTCCCTCTAAATGCAACCACAATCATAGATTATTTCCAAGGATGCGCTCAGCAGTCAGTGGATGTTTTATTAGGGAGGACATCAAGTGTAGAGTGACATCAATCTTAGCTGCCTTCTTTTTTCAGAGTGTTTATTTGAGGACCATGAAGAGGTACTTCATCTCTTGCATCATTTTATTAAGGGACTCCTTACTGAGCTCACTCTGTATTCCCTAGACTTGtatgaattaacaaattatattcaaaatatacttcaaatttattcaaaataaGCTTTTAAGTATACGTAATTAAACAAGGAAAACTTAAAAGTTTTAATTgaattcaagtttttttttagtcacaTACATAAGTAATGTGTGTAGTGAAATGCAGTATGGCATACTTATTAAGCCTGTAATGAAGGAGTAgtgtgaaaaaagaaatataaaggaTGCAaatttaaaggtaaaaaaattataaataatagtaaaaataaatgtatgcaAAGCATACAAAAGAATTGTGCACACTCTCAAGTGCAAATATGCAATGTGCATGGATCATGTGCAAGTCAAGGCCGAGGTTAGAAGTCAGAGTACAGCAACATGATGGCCTGAtgaaaaaaacttatttttagtcTCTGTGTTGTACTTGTGAATACAGAGGCGTTTGCCTGAGTGTAGAAGTGTAGAAGTGAGATGAAGATTTTAAGTGAAAATATTTGGAAATAAATACGATTTATCTTTTTATTCACAAAGTGACCAtaaattatattctattttcTGTCGACAGGGTGAACTTATACGAACTcatcaagaaaaacaacttccAGGGCTTCAGTCTCGCTCTCATCCGTCGGTTCGCCCATGCTCTGCTCAGGTGTCTGCAGATGCTGCACAGGGAGAAGATAATCCATTGTGACCTCAAACCGGTACTGACTTCCATAACATCCGAAACACCTGAACTTATTTTTGGACTTTGGTGTATGGCACACGATTTACAATATAGTGAAGTCACCAAAAACGGACCACATCCTTTCAATTAATCACTATGGAGTCTACTACTGTTGTTAATTGTACTGCACAAGCTTCAATCATGTGAATTTTGCTCCATCTTGTGGAGCATTACAATATTACAGCAGCACTATATAAAAGCAATTGTGTTTTACTTCTGAGCAGGAGAACATCCTTTTGTCTCAGAGAGGGCCAGGAAACATCAAGGTGGTTGACTTTGGATCAAGCTGTTATGAACAACAAAGGGGTAAGAGCATAAAAATTCAACTGCAACTGtttatcagtatttttaaaattcaaagaaAGGGCAAGTCTAGTCCAACAAACCCTCACTAgctcctcttttttcctctaCATCAACCTCTTTTAGTGTACACCTACATCCAGAGCCGCTTCTACCGCTCTCCAGAGGTCATCCTGGGTCACCCCTACAGCATGGCCATTGACATGTGGAGTCTAGGCTGCATCCTAGCTGAGCTCTACACAGGCTATCCTCTCTTTCCAGGAGAGAGCGAAGTGGAACAGATAGCTTGCATATTGGAGGTATGTAAAtaatcaaaagcttttttttttacttctgccTGTTAGCTGTTTTTCTAGTCTGATGTgtcttttattcagtttattatgtaagcttgaaaaatacatattcaaaacAATGTCTCAATATGGTTGGTGAGTTAATTAATTCAGTGCATTAAAGTGTCCTGATATTTTAACTTACAGGTTCTTGGAATGCCTCCAAATGATTTTGTTCAGTCAGCATCCAGGAAGAGGTTGTTCTTTGGTGAGAATTTATATTTACCTAGTTTCAGATTGTTTtatgctctctttttttctgtgaatatTAATATGTTATGCAGCATGCTATGTAGGTTTCACAGCAGGCTGCAGTGTAGGATTACTAGATGTTATCAGAAGATGAATGAATAGCTAGGCCAGGGCTTTGCAGAAGTTGTATGATCAATCTGTGGGAGACATTTTCAGAGATGATAAATCTGTATTGTGTTTGATAATTGTGTGCAGACTCAAAAGGAAACCCCAGGAACGTCACTAATAGCAAGGGGAAGAAACGGAGACCCAACTCCAAGGAGCTGTCAGCTGCATTGAAAACGAATGATGTTTTGTTCTTAGACTTCATCAAACGTTGCCTCACGTATGTTCACTCTACAATTCTGCTTGACTGTTTACAAGAATATGcttctcttttatttatcttGAATTCTGAATTGACtgcataaaacacacaatatgctTTCTTGTAACTAGCACTCTTAAATGGTATTTTGCTTAAAGGGTGTTTTTAGAGATAAAATAATAACCTCTACTTGCAgaattaagttatttttctgtgttttcagttgGGATCCAACTAAACGTATGACTCCTGATGAGGGGCTACAGCATGACTGGATCCTGGAGGGAAACTTCAACAAGGTACGGCCCAGAACCAGGCCAACAGTGAAGAAGTCTACAGACAGTTCGACCAGCACCGAGAACAGCAGTGACCACAGTTACCGCAAACAAGCCAACAGCAGGCCTGGTAAGCTGAAGTCCATTAGTACAGTCCATACAATCCATACTGTATAATAATGcataaaccaaacaaataaaataaataaagcaaagacTTGCTTTACGTCTCTAAAATTTACAGTTCAGATATAATATGTGCATTTTGGTCATTTCTGCCACACAAattccttttatttttccatGTCAGCTGAATAAAGAGTATTTTAATATTCACCTCAAGCTTACATGTCATGTGCTTTGTTTCCATGGTACAGCAGAGAGGGTTAGCTCAGAGAGCAACACTAACGACAGGCTGAAGAGAGACGGTTCCGCAACAGGGTCAAAGATGGTTCCTGCCGAGCGTCTGCGGCCCATTGGGG is drawn from Thunnus thynnus chromosome 5, fThuThy2.1, whole genome shotgun sequence and contains these coding sequences:
- the dyrk4 gene encoding dual specificity tyrosine-phosphorylation-regulated kinase 4 isoform X3, giving the protein MLPEINNKTSRPEAFPHPHRLPAEGNRLGTNRPCSQKFGSGVGTLPQLEPPVVQVVVSNAKNQHQQTDNILPQIANKGGQNNYQTHPDERPKPTQQFTMRFGAAMDKVSVSRNSKNFSNKVEKEKAYEGQRLPMSPIEALKNFQDRLTEFEQEEIMDYSEIWFLGLGSQKIEGSQGSPQNSGYDDEHGSYIRVLHDHIAYRFEVLEVIGKGSFGQVLKCLDHKNNELVAIKMIRNKKRFHHQALVELKILDVIKRKDKDNLHNVIHMKEYFYFRNHLCISFELLGVNLYELIKKNNFQGFSLALIRRFAHALLRCLQMLHREKIIHCDLKPENILLSQRGPGNIKVVDFGSSCYEQQRVYTYIQSRFYRSPEVILGHPYSMAIDMWSLGCILAELYTGYPLFPGESEVEQIACILEVLGMPPNDFVQSASRKRLFFDSKGNPRNVTNSKGKKRRPNSKELSAALKTNDVLFLDFIKRCLTWDPTKRMTPDEGLQHDWILEGNFNKVRPRTRPTVKKSTDSSTSTENSSDHSYRKQANSRPAERVSSESNTNDRLKRDGSATGSKMVPAERLRPIGASAEEEMCEGEGKLSADTKQREGGGERPVHIIIKPQEEIGTERKDSQEPSHCLPPII
- the dyrk4 gene encoding dual specificity tyrosine-phosphorylation-regulated kinase 4 isoform X2, with product MSAKNKSSEKRIGSKNKLDKLLKERKGTFPLLIKTSRPEAFPHPHRLPAEGNRLGTNRPCSQKFGSGVGTLPQLEPPVVQVVVSNAKNQHQQTDNILPQIANKGGQNNYQTHPDERPKPTQQFTMRFGAAMDKVSVSRNSKNFSNKVEKEKAYEGQRLPMSPIEALKNFQDRLTEFEQEEIMDYSEIWFLGLGSQKIEGSQGSPQNSGYDDEHGSYIRVLHDHIAYRFEVLEVIGKGSFGQVLKCLDHKNNELVAIKMIRNKKRFHHQALVELKILDVIKRKDKDNLHNVIHMKEYFYFRNHLCISFELLGVNLYELIKKNNFQGFSLALIRRFAHALLRCLQMLHREKIIHCDLKPENILLSQRGPGNIKVVDFGSSCYEQQRVYTYIQSRFYRSPEVILGHPYSMAIDMWSLGCILAELYTGYPLFPGESEVEQIACILEVLGMPPNDFVQSASRKRLFFDSKGNPRNVTNSKGKKRRPNSKELSAALKTNDVLFLDFIKRCLTWDPTKRMTPDEGLQHDWILEGNFNKVRPRTRPTVKKSTDSSTSTENSSDHSYRKQANSRPERVSSESNTNDRLKRDGSATGSKMVPAERLRPIGASAEEEMCEGEGKLSADTKQREGGGERPVHIIIKPQEEIGTERKDSQEPSHCLPPII
- the dyrk4 gene encoding dual specificity tyrosine-phosphorylation-regulated kinase 4 isoform X1, encoding MSAKNKSSEKRIGSKNKLDKLLKERKGTFPLLIKTSRPEAFPHPHRLPAEGNRLGTNRPCSQKFGSGVGTLPQLEPPVVQVVVSNAKNQHQQTDNILPQIANKGGQNNYQTHPDERPKPTQQFTMRFGAAMDKVSVSRNSKNFSNKVEKEKAYEGQRLPMSPIEALKNFQDRLTEFEQEEIMDYSEIWFLGLGSQKIEGSQGSPQNSGYDDEHGSYIRVLHDHIAYRFEVLEVIGKGSFGQVLKCLDHKNNELVAIKMIRNKKRFHHQALVELKILDVIKRKDKDNLHNVIHMKEYFYFRNHLCISFELLGVNLYELIKKNNFQGFSLALIRRFAHALLRCLQMLHREKIIHCDLKPENILLSQRGPGNIKVVDFGSSCYEQQRVYTYIQSRFYRSPEVILGHPYSMAIDMWSLGCILAELYTGYPLFPGESEVEQIACILEVLGMPPNDFVQSASRKRLFFDSKGNPRNVTNSKGKKRRPNSKELSAALKTNDVLFLDFIKRCLTWDPTKRMTPDEGLQHDWILEGNFNKVRPRTRPTVKKSTDSSTSTENSSDHSYRKQANSRPAERVSSESNTNDRLKRDGSATGSKMVPAERLRPIGASAEEEMCEGEGKLSADTKQREGGGERPVHIIIKPQEEIGTERKDSQEPSHCLPPII